A window of Streptomyces marispadix contains these coding sequences:
- a CDS encoding cupin domain-containing protein → MIEVKTVDKADERRDFPRGHVEALHLSGLDFAVATFEPGWRWTESLRPIAGTETCQVHHNGFVVQGRMRVRMDDDGTETEVGPGDVFVCPPGHDAWVVGDEPVVLYDFAGQMATEYAKG, encoded by the coding sequence ATGATCGAGGTCAAGACGGTCGACAAGGCGGACGAGCGGCGCGATTTCCCACGCGGGCACGTCGAGGCCCTCCACCTTTCCGGACTGGATTTCGCCGTAGCCACATTCGAACCCGGCTGGCGCTGGACGGAATCACTGCGTCCGATCGCGGGGACCGAGACCTGCCAGGTGCACCACAACGGATTCGTGGTGCAGGGGCGGATGCGCGTCAGGATGGACGACGACGGCACGGAGACGGAGGTCGGGCCCGGCGACGTGTTCGTGTGCCCGCCCGGTCATGACGCCTGGGTCGTCGGCGACGAGCCCGTCGTCCTTTACGACTTCGCGGGTCAGATGGCGACCGAGTACGCGAAGGGCTAG
- a CDS encoding extracellular solute-binding protein: MERRRFLGLAAATGAAAGAALTAGCGSDAGTQSSALKVVAADYGEPGQGDGSQGYWDALVRRFRHRHPGIAVEVEVHGWKDVDKRVAAMVAAGRPPDIAQIGAYADFAAQRRLYSAGEVLSIPVQADFLPALAEAGEVRRVQYGMPFVASTRLLFYNRTLFVKAGLDPDSPPRTWNQLARAAAKLKAAGVKIPYGLPLGAEEAPAEAMMWMLSGGGAFTDKVGNYTIDAAANIKTFNWLRDSLVGPKLTNPDPGGTDRRELFAAFTRGEVGMLNGHPTLLRETRRRGVKYGTAVPPGAEGPSGATLGVADWVMAFKENGRRQDVGRFLDFVFSEENHYDFADRYDLLPVTTSANDRMRERAGHKPLRRFQQELLSAEFYPVGKVSWAKVSGDIKRGIGKAVAADADPVKVLSALQRRAEAEDYAVRES, encoded by the coding sequence GTGGAACGTCGCAGGTTCCTCGGTCTGGCGGCGGCGACAGGGGCGGCGGCCGGTGCTGCCCTCACCGCCGGCTGCGGTTCCGACGCGGGCACGCAGAGCAGTGCCCTCAAGGTCGTCGCGGCCGACTACGGCGAACCAGGCCAGGGCGACGGCTCGCAGGGCTACTGGGACGCCCTCGTACGCCGTTTCCGCCACCGGCATCCCGGCATCGCCGTCGAAGTCGAGGTGCACGGCTGGAAGGACGTCGACAAGAGGGTCGCCGCGATGGTCGCGGCGGGCCGCCCGCCGGACATCGCGCAGATAGGCGCCTACGCCGACTTCGCCGCGCAGCGCAGGCTCTACAGCGCAGGCGAGGTGCTCTCGATACCCGTGCAGGCCGACTTCCTGCCCGCGCTCGCGGAGGCCGGCGAGGTGCGCCGGGTGCAGTACGGGATGCCGTTCGTCGCCAGCACCCGTCTGCTCTTCTACAACAGGACCCTCTTTGTGAAGGCCGGCCTCGACCCGGACTCGCCGCCCAGGACCTGGAACCAACTCGCCCGAGCCGCCGCCAAGTTGAAGGCGGCGGGCGTGAAGATCCCGTACGGGCTGCCGCTCGGCGCCGAGGAGGCGCCCGCCGAGGCGATGATGTGGATGCTCAGCGGCGGCGGTGCCTTCACCGACAAGGTCGGCAACTACACGATCGACGCCGCCGCGAACATCAAGACCTTCAACTGGCTGCGTGACAGCCTCGTAGGGCCGAAGCTCACCAACCCCGACCCGGGCGGCACCGACCGCCGTGAACTCTTCGCCGCCTTCACCCGCGGCGAGGTCGGCATGCTCAACGGCCATCCGACGCTGCTGAGGGAGACCAGGCGCCGGGGCGTGAAGTACGGCACGGCGGTGCCGCCCGGCGCGGAAGGGCCCTCGGGCGCGACGCTCGGCGTCGCGGACTGGGTGATGGCGTTCAAGGAGAACGGCAGACGCCAAGACGTGGGCCGCTTCCTGGACTTCGTCTTCAGCGAGGAGAACCACTACGACTTCGCCGACCGCTACGACCTGCTCCCCGTGACGACCTCCGCGAACGACCGTATGCGCGAGCGCGCGGGGCACAAGCCGCTGCGCCGCTTCCAACAGGAGCTGCTGAGCGCCGAGTTCTACCCGGTGGGCAAGGTCTCGTGGGCGAAGGTGAGCGGCGACATCAAGCGCGGCATCGGCAAGGCCGTCGCCGCGGACGCCGATCCGGTGAAGGTGCTCAGCGCCCTCCAGCGGCGTGCGGAGGCGGAGGACTACGCCGTACGGGAGAGCTGA
- the cdgB gene encoding diguanylate cyclase CdgB — METESEPYVRLASLRQLHLVVAQLSTARSLADTLQTVADGVVEGLGFEIAAVNLVRPEGDLVVAAVAGSQGAEAMMAGRVGSRSSWERRLSMGEAWGNLRFIPYTEGWVLDDDDVPQWHPAGPAPQSPDDWHPMDRLFAPLYASDNELLGVLSVDKPRNGRRPGAWGREALQLYSSQAAIALSNARLRSNMQRALVRLEREQSALRASEESFRQAFEYAPSGMAVAEMGGDQHGRLIRINDALCRLLGRPASAMRRYSFSDIVHPEDIGTLLRTSAEGGRAELRLARRDGSYVWVSLRNSVVADTADGPRFLLTHVEDIEDRKRHELQLAHRASHDSLTGLPNSAELRARLNSRLCARPTPVISGVMHTDLNGYAYGDGYGEGDEELDGEGAKLVSGLQFEDAGSGVLASTGIYDPHHTHAVPPTGTVQGEKGLAVLFCDLDGFKSINDRFGHNCGDAVLVEVARRLSAGVRDNDTVARMGGDEFVVLTDGVGPAEAQDLAVRLRNAIIPPIRVDGRAVRVGASFGIGWAGCGMTAEEVLQSADQRMYVEKRSRSKSQRRAG; from the coding sequence ATGGAAACCGAGTCGGAGCCCTACGTCCGCCTTGCCAGCCTGCGTCAACTGCACCTCGTCGTGGCTCAGTTGAGCACCGCCCGCAGCCTCGCGGACACCCTTCAGACCGTCGCGGACGGCGTTGTCGAGGGACTGGGATTCGAGATCGCAGCCGTCAATCTCGTACGTCCCGAGGGCGACCTCGTCGTCGCCGCCGTCGCCGGAAGCCAGGGCGCCGAGGCGATGATGGCCGGCCGGGTCGGCTCGCGCAGCTCGTGGGAGCGCCGACTGTCGATGGGCGAGGCGTGGGGCAATCTGCGGTTCATCCCCTACACCGAGGGCTGGGTCCTCGACGACGACGACGTACCGCAGTGGCATCCCGCAGGACCCGCCCCCCAGTCGCCCGACGACTGGCACCCGATGGACCGGCTCTTCGCCCCGCTCTACGCCTCCGACAACGAGCTGCTGGGCGTGCTGTCCGTGGACAAGCCGCGCAACGGCCGCCGCCCCGGCGCCTGGGGCCGCGAAGCCCTCCAGCTCTACTCCTCCCAGGCCGCGATCGCCCTCAGCAACGCCCGGCTGCGCTCCAACATGCAGCGCGCTCTCGTACGGCTGGAGCGGGAGCAGTCGGCGCTGCGCGCGAGCGAGGAGAGCTTCCGGCAGGCGTTCGAGTACGCACCGAGCGGCATGGCCGTCGCCGAGATGGGCGGCGACCAGCACGGCCGCCTCATCCGCATCAACGACGCCCTGTGCAGGCTGCTGGGCAGGCCCGCCTCCGCGATGCGGCGCTATTCCTTCTCCGACATCGTCCACCCCGAGGACATCGGGACCCTGCTGCGTACGTCAGCCGAGGGCGGCCGTGCGGAGCTGCGCCTGGCCCGCCGCGACGGCTCCTACGTATGGGTGTCGCTGCGCAACTCCGTGGTCGCCGACACCGCCGACGGGCCGCGCTTCCTGCTCACCCACGTCGAGGACATCGAGGACCGCAAGCGCCACGAACTCCAGCTCGCCCACCGCGCCAGCCACGACTCCCTCACCGGCCTGCCCAACAGCGCCGAGCTGCGCGCCCGCCTCAACAGCCGCCTCTGCGCCCGCCCGACGCCGGTGATCTCCGGTGTGATGCACACCGACCTCAACGGCTACGCCTACGGCGACGGCTACGGAGAAGGCGACGAGGAACTGGACGGAGAAGGCGCCAAGTTGGTCTCAGGGCTCCAGTTCGAGGACGCCGGGTCGGGCGTCCTGGCCTCCACCGGCATCTACGACCCGCATCACACCCACGCGGTGCCGCCCACCGGCACCGTGCAGGGTGAGAAAGGTCTCGCCGTACTCTTCTGCGACCTCGACGGCTTCAAGTCGATCAACGACCGCTTCGGGCACAACTGCGGCGACGCGGTGCTCGTGGAGGTCGCCCGTCGTCTCTCGGCCGGAGTGCGCGACAACGACACCGTGGCCCGCATGGGAGGCGACGAGTTCGTGGTGCTCACCGACGGGGTCGGCCCCGCGGAGGCCCAGGACCTGGCGGTCCGGCTGCGGAACGCGATCATCCCGCCGATCCGGGTCGACGGCCGTGCGGTGCGCGTCGGCGCCAGCTTCGGCATCGGCTGGGCGGGCTGCGGAATGACCGCCGAGGAGGTTCTCCAGTCGGCGGACCAGCGGATGTACGTGGAGAAGCGCTCCCGCTCGAAGAGCCAGCGACGGGCGGGCTAG
- a CDS encoding DUF3263 domain-containing protein, whose protein sequence is MSEGQGGEQQPPESEAPEDQDRSPSGLSERDLSVLAVERRGWPGPGMKERAIREQLDMSPTRYYQLLNALLDDPRAIEHDPVTVNRLRRRRDAQRARR, encoded by the coding sequence ATGAGCGAAGGGCAGGGGGGCGAGCAGCAGCCCCCGGAGAGCGAAGCTCCCGAGGACCAGGACCGGTCGCCGTCCGGGCTCTCCGAGCGCGACCTGTCCGTACTCGCCGTGGAACGGCGCGGCTGGCCGGGCCCCGGCATGAAAGAACGCGCCATACGCGAGCAGTTGGACATGTCGCCCACCCGCTACTACCAACTGCTCAACGCCCTCCTGGACGATCCGCGCGCCATCGAGCACGACCCGGTGACCGTCAACCGGCTGCGCCGCCGCCGCGACGCCCAGCGGGCCCGCCGCTGA
- the nagA gene encoding N-acetylglucosamine-6-phosphate deacetylase: MIPTSPTAPTASTGPERGRTVLTGARVVLPDGVAQNAVLTVEGKLIAGTVREGSDGSDGRDGSGEPDASGERTGSREHARTQVPTSAGAESVLDLSGHWIVPGFVDMHVHGGGGASFSAGTAEEALRVVATHRRHGTTTMVASTVTGELSDLAQQAGALSELAEQGDLAGIHFEGPFISAARCGAHDPALLRDPDPTEVRKLVDAARGTARMMTLAPELPGGLDSVRMLADSGVIAAVGHTDSTYEATAEAVEAGATVATHLFNAMPGLGHRAPGPVAALLEDERITVELINDGVHLHPAVVELAFHRAGAGRVAFITDAMGAAGMGDGRYPLGPLEVEVRDGVARLTEGGSIAGSTLTLDEAFRRAVTVDGIAVEDAVRALSANPARLLGVCDRTGSLEPGKYADLVVLDAAFEVKGVMRRGAWEVRPDAG; encoded by the coding sequence ATGATCCCGACGAGCCCGACTGCCCCGACCGCGTCGACCGGCCCGGAGCGCGGGCGCACCGTGCTGACCGGTGCCCGCGTCGTGCTGCCGGACGGCGTGGCGCAGAACGCCGTACTGACCGTCGAGGGAAAGCTGATCGCCGGGACCGTACGAGAGGGAAGCGACGGCAGCGACGGGCGCGACGGGAGCGGGGAGCCCGACGCGAGCGGTGAACGTACCGGCTCCCGCGAACACGCGCGGACCCAAGTGCCCACGTCCGCAGGCGCGGAGAGCGTCCTCGACCTGAGCGGCCACTGGATCGTCCCGGGGTTCGTGGACATGCATGTGCACGGCGGCGGCGGTGCCTCCTTCTCCGCGGGCACGGCCGAGGAGGCGCTGCGGGTCGTCGCCACCCACAGGCGGCACGGCACGACCACCATGGTCGCCTCGACGGTCACGGGCGAACTGAGCGATCTGGCCCAACAGGCGGGCGCGCTCAGCGAGTTGGCCGAGCAGGGCGATCTGGCGGGCATTCACTTCGAGGGGCCGTTCATCTCGGCCGCGCGCTGCGGCGCACACGACCCCGCGCTGCTGCGCGACCCCGATCCGACGGAGGTGCGCAAGCTCGTCGACGCCGCACGCGGAACGGCGAGGATGATGACCCTCGCGCCCGAACTCCCGGGCGGCCTCGACTCGGTGAGGATGCTCGCGGACAGCGGCGTGATCGCCGCCGTCGGCCACACCGACTCGACGTACGAGGCGACGGCCGAGGCCGTGGAGGCGGGCGCGACCGTCGCCACCCATCTGTTCAACGCGATGCCCGGCCTGGGCCACCGCGCTCCCGGGCCCGTGGCCGCGCTGCTGGAGGACGAGCGGATCACCGTCGAGCTGATCAACGACGGCGTCCATCTCCACCCCGCCGTGGTCGAGTTGGCCTTCCACCGCGCGGGCGCGGGGCGGGTCGCCTTCATCACCGACGCGATGGGCGCGGCGGGCATGGGCGACGGGCGCTATCCGCTGGGCCCGCTGGAGGTGGAGGTACGGGACGGCGTCGCCCGGCTGACCGAGGGCGGCTCGATCGCCGGCTCGACGCTCACGCTCGACGAGGCGTTCCGGCGCGCCGTCACCGTCGACGGCATCGCGGTGGAGGACGCCGTGCGCGCCCTTTCGGCCAATCCCGCGCGGCTGCTCGGAGTCTGCGACCGTACGGGCTCGCTGGAGCCGGGGAAGTACGCCGACCTGGTGGTGCTGGACGCGGCGTTCGAGGTGAAGGGCGTGATGCGGCGCGGCGCTTGGGAGGTACGGCCTGACGCGGGGTGA
- a CDS encoding ROK family protein: MKAALVGADGDGDLLYEARRETRRERGPDAVVAQIADFAEELSTHGAERFGRGPLAAGIAVPGVLDQSSGTAVYSANLGWRDVPLRALLAERLGGVPVALGHDVRTGGLAEGRVGAGRGVDRFFFVALGTGIAGAIGIDGTVEPGAHGGAGEIGHIVVRPDGPRCGCGQHGCLEALASASAVGRAWAAASGDASATAADAARAVESGDERAIAVWRDAVDALAAGLVTAVTLLDPRTVIVGGGLAEAGDILFEPLREAVRARVTFQQLPTIVPAALGDAAGCLGAGLLARDLLSAEVASR, from the coding sequence ATGAAGGCCGCGCTCGTCGGCGCCGACGGCGACGGCGATCTGCTCTACGAGGCGCGCCGCGAGACCCGCCGGGAGAGAGGGCCGGACGCCGTCGTCGCCCAAATCGCCGACTTCGCCGAGGAGTTGAGCACCCACGGGGCCGAACGGTTCGGCCGCGGGCCGCTCGCCGCCGGCATCGCCGTACCTGGCGTACTCGATCAGTCCTCCGGCACCGCCGTCTACTCCGCCAACCTCGGCTGGCGCGACGTACCGCTGCGTGCGCTGCTGGCCGAGCGCCTCGGCGGTGTACCCGTGGCGCTCGGGCACGACGTACGTACGGGCGGGCTCGCCGAGGGGCGCGTCGGCGCGGGCAGAGGGGTTGACCGGTTCTTCTTCGTCGCGCTGGGCACCGGGATCGCGGGAGCCATCGGGATCGACGGCACGGTCGAGCCGGGGGCGCACGGCGGCGCGGGCGAGATCGGCCACATCGTGGTGCGGCCCGACGGGCCACGGTGCGGATGCGGGCAGCACGGCTGTCTTGAGGCACTCGCGTCGGCGTCCGCGGTGGGACGCGCGTGGGCCGCCGCGAGCGGCGACGCCTCGGCCACGGCCGCCGATGCCGCGAGGGCCGTCGAATCCGGGGACGAGAGGGCGATCGCCGTGTGGCGCGACGCGGTCGACGCGCTCGCCGCGGGCCTCGTCACGGCCGTCACGCTTCTCGACCCGCGCACGGTGATCGTCGGCGGCGGCCTCGCCGAGGCCGGAGACATCCTCTTCGAACCGCTGCGGGAGGCGGTGCGCGCACGCGTCACCTTTCAGCAGCTCCCCACGATCGTCCCGGCGGCGCTGGGGGACGCCGCGGGCTGCCTGGGCGCGGGACTTCTCGCCCGGGACCTACTCTCCGCGGAGGTTGCGAGCCGATGA
- a CDS encoding flavin reductase family protein, which yields MPHADGVSEDEFRAAMARLAAGVVLVTAYDPEDGPEGADVGMTATAFMSVSLDPPLAMVSVRDGSRMDEVLERRPLWAASLLTESQRQTAGRFAMKGRLSDRLLFRDLPHTRGETSQAPLVDGALATVECRTEQRVRAGDHTLVIGRVLAVGVPHAPDGGGPLTYFRGRYHSLSKGGS from the coding sequence ATGCCCCATGCTGATGGGGTGAGCGAGGACGAGTTCCGTGCGGCCATGGCGAGACTGGCGGCCGGCGTGGTGCTGGTGACGGCGTACGACCCCGAGGACGGTCCCGAGGGCGCGGACGTCGGGATGACCGCCACCGCGTTCATGTCCGTCTCACTGGATCCTCCGCTGGCCATGGTCAGCGTCCGCGACGGTTCCCGTATGGACGAGGTGCTGGAGCGCCGCCCGCTGTGGGCCGCGTCCCTGCTCACCGAGAGCCAGCGCCAGACCGCGGGCCGTTTCGCGATGAAGGGCCGGCTGAGCGACCGGCTCCTCTTCCGTGACCTTCCTCATACGAGGGGCGAGACCTCGCAGGCGCCGCTGGTCGACGGGGCGCTGGCGACCGTCGAGTGCCGCACCGAGCAGCGGGTACGGGCAGGCGACCACACGCTCGTCATCGGGCGGGTGCTGGCGGTCGGGGTGCCGCACGCGCCGGACGGCGGCGGGCCGCTGACGTACTTCCGCGGGCGTTACCACTCGCTGTCGAAGGGCGGGTCCTGA
- the arfB gene encoding alternative ribosome rescue aminoacyl-tRNA hydrolase ArfB produces MEDMSPSPYVIRGSVSLPDAELVWRFTRSSGPGGQHVNTSDTQVELRFDLAATQALPQVWKERALKRLEGTGRIVAGVVVVRASEHRSQWRNREAAATRMAALLAEATAPPPPARRKKKVPRGVVERRLRQKKQRGDLKRGRSGRDWT; encoded by the coding sequence ATGGAGGACATGTCCCCGTCCCCTTATGTCATCCGCGGATCGGTCAGCCTGCCCGATGCAGAGCTGGTCTGGCGGTTCACGCGCTCCTCGGGGCCGGGCGGCCAGCACGTCAACACCAGCGACACCCAGGTCGAGCTGCGCTTCGACCTCGCCGCGACCCAGGCGCTGCCGCAGGTGTGGAAGGAGCGTGCGCTCAAGCGTCTGGAGGGCACGGGCCGGATCGTCGCGGGCGTGGTGGTCGTACGGGCGAGCGAGCACCGCTCCCAGTGGCGCAACCGCGAGGCCGCCGCCACACGCATGGCCGCGCTGCTCGCGGAGGCGACCGCTCCGCCGCCCCCGGCCCGCCGCAAGAAGAAGGTGCCCCGGGGAGTGGTCGAGCGGCGGCTTCGCCAGAAGAAGCAGCGGGGCGATCTCAAGCGCGGGCGCTCCGGCCGCGACTGGACGTGA
- the otsB gene encoding trehalose-phosphatase, protein MASLPTPRTDEGREGLAAIVSRPRLAVVALDFDGTLAPIVADPADARAHPGAVPVLSRLAPRLRGVAVVTGRPAEAAVRYGGLAGAEGLEHLTVLGAYGAERWDAATGTLSAAPPPPGVAAVRDELPRLLDESNAMPGTWIEDKGRAVAVHTRRTEDPEAAFEALRAPLHALAERHGLVVEPGRMVLELRAPGIDKGAALTAHLREVGAEAVLYGGDDLGDLAAFAAVEKLRGEGMPGVLVCSGGGDTGESVPEIAERADIVVDGPAGLVGLLGQLADSLA, encoded by the coding sequence ATGGCCTCGCTACCGACGCCCCGTACCGACGAAGGCCGCGAAGGGCTCGCCGCGATCGTCTCCCGGCCCCGACTCGCCGTCGTGGCCCTCGACTTCGACGGCACCCTCGCCCCGATCGTCGCCGACCCGGCCGACGCACGCGCACACCCCGGAGCCGTGCCCGTCCTCTCCCGCCTCGCACCACGACTTCGCGGGGTGGCAGTGGTCACCGGTCGGCCCGCCGAAGCCGCCGTCCGTTACGGGGGGCTTGCGGGCGCCGAGGGCCTGGAACACCTCACCGTGCTCGGTGCCTACGGCGCGGAGCGCTGGGACGCCGCCACGGGCACGCTCAGTGCGGCACCGCCGCCTCCCGGCGTAGCGGCCGTACGCGACGAACTCCCGCGCCTGCTGGACGAGTCGAACGCCATGCCCGGCACGTGGATCGAGGACAAGGGCCGCGCCGTGGCCGTACACACCCGGCGTACGGAAGACCCCGAGGCCGCCTTCGAGGCGCTGCGCGCCCCGCTGCACGCCCTCGCCGAACGTCACGGCCTCGTGGTCGAACCGGGCCGCATGGTCCTGGAGTTGCGCGCACCCGGCATCGACAAGGGCGCCGCCCTCACCGCGCACCTGCGTGAAGTCGGCGCGGAGGCGGTGCTCTACGGCGGCGACGACCTCGGGGACCTCGCCGCGTTCGCCGCCGTGGAGAAGCTGCGCGGCGAGGGCATGCCCGGAGTGCTGGTGTGCAGCGGCGGAGGCGACACGGGCGAGTCCGTGCCGGAGATCGCCGAGCGCGCGGACATCGTCGTCGACGGTCCCGCGGGCCTCGTGGGACTGCTGGGTCAGCTCGCCGACTCGCTTGCGTGA
- a CDS encoding pentapeptide repeat-containing protein has protein sequence MASTRANGPVGGARSTARKAGGAVRAPRRPEVDLPELRPYETGPSPDGDYDGVGFEGADLGGSDASGARFLECGIRNCSLDEARWGRARLLDSVLEGVTGAGTDLAGAELRDVELLDARLGGVQIHGARLSRVLVRGGKIDFLNLRQGRLLDVTFENCVLVEPDFGGATLERVAFPGCVLRGVDLSGAALTDVDLRDAAELEVTAGVGQLGGAVISSAQLMDLAPAFAAELGVRVQG, from the coding sequence ATGGCGAGCACAAGAGCGAACGGCCCGGTCGGCGGGGCGAGATCCACTGCGCGGAAGGCGGGCGGAGCCGTCCGGGCGCCGCGACGCCCGGAGGTGGATCTCCCGGAGCTGCGGCCTTACGAGACGGGCCCTTCGCCCGACGGGGACTACGACGGTGTGGGCTTCGAGGGCGCGGATCTGGGCGGCAGCGACGCCTCGGGAGCGCGCTTCCTGGAGTGCGGCATCCGCAACTGCTCGCTGGACGAGGCGAGATGGGGGCGGGCGAGGCTGCTGGACAGCGTGCTGGAGGGCGTGACCGGCGCCGGTACGGATCTCGCCGGTGCCGAGCTGCGTGACGTGGAGCTGCTGGACGCGCGACTGGGCGGCGTACAGATCCATGGGGCGCGGCTGTCCCGGGTGCTGGTGCGCGGAGGGAAGATCGACTTTCTCAATCTGCGTCAGGGCCGCCTGCTGGACGTCACCTTCGAGAACTGCGTACTGGTGGAGCCGGACTTCGGCGGTGCCACGCTCGAACGGGTCGCGTTCCCCGGATGTGTGCTGCGCGGCGTCGACCTCTCCGGGGCGGCGCTTACGGATGTGGATCTGCGGGACGCGGCGGAGCTGGAAGTCACGGCGGGCGTGGGGCAGTTGGGCGGTGCTGTGATCAGCTCGGCTCAACTGATGGACCTGGCACCGGCGTTCGCGGCAGAACTCGGAGTGCGAGTCCAAGGCTGA
- a CDS encoding TerD family protein, which translates to MAVSLSKGGNVSLTKEAPGLTAVTVGLGWDVRTTTGSDFDLDASAIAVNPTGKVYSDQHFVFFNNKATPDQSIVHTGDNLTGEGEGDDEQIKVNLAGLPGDVDKIVFPVSIYDAESRSQNFGQVRNAFIRIVNQADQSEIARYDLSEDAATETAMVFGELYRNGAEWKFRAVGQGYASGLVGIAQDFGVNV; encoded by the coding sequence ATGGCTGTAAGCCTGTCCAAAGGCGGCAACGTCTCCCTCACCAAGGAGGCACCGGGCCTGACCGCCGTCACGGTCGGCCTCGGCTGGGACGTCCGCACCACCACCGGCTCCGACTTCGACCTCGACGCGAGCGCCATCGCGGTGAACCCGACCGGCAAGGTCTACTCCGACCAGCACTTCGTCTTCTTCAACAACAAGGCGACGCCGGACCAGAGCATCGTGCACACCGGCGACAACCTCACCGGCGAGGGCGAGGGCGACGACGAACAGATCAAGGTCAACCTCGCAGGTCTGCCCGGCGACGTCGACAAGATCGTCTTCCCCGTCTCGATCTACGACGCCGAGAGCCGGAGCCAGAACTTCGGCCAGGTGCGGAACGCGTTCATCCGCATCGTCAACCAGGCCGACCAGTCCGAGATCGCCCGCTACGACCTGAGCGAGGACGCCGCCACCGAGACCGCGATGGTCTTCGGCGAGCTCTACCGCAACGGCGCGGAGTGGAAGTTCCGTGCGGTCGGCCAGGGCTACGCGTCCGGACTCGTGGGCATCGCCCAGGACTTCGGCGTCAACGTCTGA
- a CDS encoding alpha,alpha-trehalose-phosphate synthase (UDP-forming), translating to MVAERASQQAPQALADVLVASNRGPVSYSLAGGTTQAGGSGGGSLSAKRGGGGLVSGLSAIATQGASPPGAGEAAEGSGGGAVWVCAALGDGDREAVRRSGGKLDPADTGGHSVRMLDIPAGTFADAYNGVANSVLWFVHHMLYQTPLEPSFGAEFERQWASYEEYNAAFADALAEEAADGATVLVQDYHLTLVPGLLRERRPDLRIGHFSHTPWAPPDYYRMLPDAVAGQVLRGVLGADRAAFLTRRWARGFADCCAQLLGASVTEDESTGELQVACDGRTTRLGVHGLGADPEFLRERAGREDVDERIAMLREEIGVDEGGRPRRAVVRVDRTELSKNIVRGLHAYERLLADRPEWHGRVVHLALAYPSRQDLAVYRDYMSEVSRVADAINSAYGTESWTPVVLFLKDDFARSLAAYRLADVALVNPIRDGMNLVAKEVPVVSDDGCALVLSREAGAYEELGEDAFTVNPYDIADTARALHEALTMDHGRRAERTKRLAAAATATPPTRWFLDQLAALREG from the coding sequence ATGGTCGCCGAACGCGCATCCCAGCAGGCCCCGCAAGCCCTGGCAGACGTACTGGTGGCGTCTAACAGGGGCCCCGTCTCCTACTCCTTGGCCGGGGGTACCACCCAGGCCGGAGGCTCTGGGGGAGGATCGCTCTCCGCGAAGCGCGGCGGCGGCGGACTCGTCTCGGGGCTCTCGGCCATCGCAACGCAGGGGGCGTCGCCACCGGGTGCGGGGGAAGCCGCGGAAGGTTCCGGCGGAGGCGCCGTCTGGGTCTGCGCGGCTCTCGGCGACGGCGACCGCGAGGCGGTGCGCCGCTCCGGCGGCAAGCTCGACCCGGCGGACACCGGCGGCCACTCCGTACGGATGCTGGACATCCCCGCCGGCACCTTCGCCGACGCCTACAACGGCGTCGCCAACTCCGTGCTGTGGTTCGTCCACCACATGCTCTACCAGACGCCTCTGGAGCCCTCCTTCGGCGCGGAGTTCGAGCGCCAGTGGGCCTCCTACGAGGAGTACAACGCGGCCTTCGCCGACGCCCTCGCCGAGGAGGCCGCCGACGGCGCCACGGTGCTCGTGCAGGACTACCACCTGACGCTGGTGCCGGGACTGCTCCGCGAACGCCGTCCCGACCTGCGCATCGGGCACTTCTCCCACACTCCCTGGGCACCGCCGGACTACTACCGGATGCTGCCCGACGCCGTCGCCGGGCAGGTGCTGCGCGGGGTGCTGGGCGCCGACCGCGCCGCGTTCCTCACCCGGCGCTGGGCGCGCGGATTCGCGGACTGCTGCGCGCAGTTGCTGGGCGCCTCCGTCACGGAGGACGAGTCGACCGGCGAACTCCAGGTCGCCTGCGACGGCCGTACGACCCGCCTCGGCGTGCACGGGCTGGGCGCGGACCCGGAGTTCCTGCGGGAGCGGGCCGGGCGCGAGGACGTCGACGAGCGGATCGCCATGCTGCGCGAGGAGATCGGCGTCGACGAAGGCGGCAGGCCGCGCCGGGCGGTCGTGCGGGTCGACCGCACCGAGCTGTCGAAGAACATCGTGCGGGGACTGCACGCCTACGAGCGGCTGCTCGCCGACCGCCCCGAGTGGCACGGCCGCGTCGTGCACCTCGCCCTCGCCTACCCCTCGCGGCAGGACCTCGCGGTCTACCGCGACTACATGAGCGAGGTCTCAAGAGTCGCCGACGCGATCAACTCGGCTTACGGGACGGAGAGCTGGACGCCGGTCGTGCTGTTCCTGAAGGACGACTTCGCACGCTCACTCGCCGCCTACCGGCTGGCGGACGTGGCACTCGTCAACCCCATCCGCGACGGCATGAACCTCGTCGCGAAGGAGGTCCCTGTCGTCTCGGACGACGGGTGCGCACTGGTCCTCTCCCGCGAGGCGGGCGCATACGAGGAGCTGGGCGAGGACGCCTTCACGGTCAATCCGTACGACATCGCCGACACGGCGAGGGCGCTGCACGAAGCCCTGACGATGGACCACGGGCGACGGGCCGAGCGCACGAAGCGGCTGGCCGCGGCGGCGACGGCGACGCCACCGACGCGCTGGTTCCTCGACCAGCTCGCGGCGCTGCGGGAGGGTTGA